One genomic window of Halorubrum hochsteinianum includes the following:
- the rqcH gene encoding ribosome rescue protein RqcH, producing the protein MDQKRELSSIDLAALVTELNRYEGAKVDKAYLYDDDLLRLKLRDFDRGRVELMIEVGDVKRAHAADPDHVADAPGRPPNFAKMLRNRMSGADFAGVEQYEFDRILTFEFEREDQNTTLVAELFGQGNVAALDETGEVVGSLSTVRLKSRTVAPGSQYEYPGSRLDPLDVSRGGFERHMRESDSDVVRTLATQLNLGGLYAEEVCTRAGVEKETPIEEATDDQLRALHDALSRIGERLRSGDIDPRVYEESIDGDGNADDDADPRVVDVTPFPLAEHEDLPSVGFDSFNAAVDEYFYRLGSEDAEAGDAPADASASRPDFEGEIAKQQRIIEQQEGAIEGFEEQAQAERERAELLYANYDLVDEVLSTVREARESEVPWDEIEETLDAGAERGIPAAEAVVDVDGGEGTVTVELADESGDDADDEGGANGGTTRIELDASEGVEVNADRLYQEAKRVEEKKEGAMAAIESTREELEAVKERKAEWEEQQAANDGSGQGDDGDDGADDEEEYETDWLSRASIPIRSPDNWYDRFRWFHTSTGYLVIGGRNADQNEELVKKYMSKHDRFFHTQAHGGPVTILKASGPSESADPVDFSEETLREAAQFAVSYSSDWKDGRGAGDAYMVDPDQVSKTPESGEYIEKGSFVIRGDRTYFEDVPCRIAVGVQCEPVTRAIGGPPSAIVDRAAAHVTFEPGMYAQNDAAMMAYRDLKERFTDQSFVRKVASADRLQEFLPPGGSDIVD; encoded by the coding sequence ATGGACCAGAAGCGGGAGCTGTCGAGCATCGACCTCGCCGCGCTCGTCACCGAGCTCAACCGGTACGAGGGCGCGAAGGTCGACAAGGCGTACCTCTACGACGACGACCTGCTCCGGCTGAAGCTCCGCGACTTCGACCGCGGCCGCGTCGAGCTCATGATCGAGGTGGGCGACGTGAAGCGCGCGCACGCCGCCGACCCCGACCACGTCGCCGACGCCCCCGGCCGCCCGCCGAACTTCGCGAAGATGCTGCGGAACCGCATGTCCGGCGCGGACTTCGCGGGCGTCGAACAGTACGAGTTCGACCGCATCCTCACCTTCGAGTTCGAGCGCGAGGACCAGAACACGACGCTCGTCGCCGAGCTGTTCGGACAGGGGAACGTCGCCGCGCTCGACGAGACGGGCGAGGTGGTGGGGTCGCTGTCCACCGTCCGGCTCAAGTCCCGCACGGTCGCGCCCGGCTCGCAGTACGAGTACCCCGGCTCCCGGCTCGACCCGCTCGACGTGAGCCGCGGCGGGTTCGAGCGACACATGCGCGAGTCGGACAGCGACGTGGTGCGGACGCTCGCCACGCAGCTGAACCTCGGCGGGCTGTACGCGGAGGAGGTGTGTACCCGCGCCGGCGTCGAGAAGGAGACGCCCATCGAGGAGGCGACCGACGACCAGCTCCGGGCGCTCCACGACGCGCTCTCCCGGATCGGCGAGCGGCTTCGGTCGGGGGACATCGACCCCCGCGTGTACGAGGAGTCGATCGACGGCGACGGGAACGCCGACGACGACGCCGACCCCCGCGTCGTCGACGTGACGCCCTTCCCGCTCGCGGAACACGAGGACCTCCCGAGCGTCGGGTTCGACTCCTTCAACGCGGCCGTCGACGAATACTTCTACCGGCTCGGGAGCGAGGACGCCGAGGCGGGCGACGCGCCCGCCGACGCGAGCGCCTCGCGCCCGGACTTCGAGGGAGAGATCGCCAAACAGCAGCGGATCATCGAACAACAGGAGGGGGCGATCGAGGGGTTCGAGGAGCAGGCGCAGGCGGAGCGGGAGCGCGCCGAGCTACTGTACGCGAACTACGACCTCGTCGACGAGGTGCTCTCGACGGTGCGGGAGGCCCGCGAGAGCGAGGTGCCGTGGGACGAAATCGAGGAGACGCTCGACGCCGGCGCGGAGCGCGGCATCCCGGCCGCGGAGGCCGTCGTCGACGTCGACGGCGGCGAGGGGACGGTGACGGTCGAACTCGCCGACGAGAGCGGCGACGATGCCGACGACGAGGGCGGCGCGAACGGGGGGACGACCCGGATCGAACTCGACGCGAGCGAGGGCGTGGAGGTCAACGCCGACCGGCTCTATCAGGAGGCGAAACGCGTCGAGGAGAAGAAGGAGGGCGCGATGGCGGCGATCGAGTCGACCCGCGAGGAGCTGGAGGCCGTCAAGGAGCGCAAAGCCGAGTGGGAGGAACAGCAGGCGGCCAACGACGGAAGCGGCCAGGGCGACGACGGCGACGACGGGGCGGACGACGAGGAGGAGTACGAGACCGACTGGCTCTCGCGCGCCTCGATTCCCATCCGGAGCCCCGACAACTGGTACGACCGCTTCCGGTGGTTCCACACCTCGACGGGCTACCTCGTCATCGGCGGCCGCAACGCCGACCAGAACGAGGAGCTGGTGAAGAAGTACATGAGCAAACACGACCGGTTCTTCCACACGCAGGCCCACGGCGGCCCGGTGACGATCCTGAAGGCCTCCGGGCCCTCCGAGTCGGCCGACCCGGTCGACTTCTCCGAGGAGACGCTGCGGGAGGCCGCGCAGTTCGCCGTCTCCTACTCGTCTGACTGGAAGGACGGCCGCGGCGCGGGCGACGCGTACATGGTCGACCCCGATCAGGTGTCGAAGACGCCCGAGAGCGGCGAGTACATCGAGAAGGGGAGCTTCGTGATCCGCGGCGACCGCACGTACTTCGAGGACGTGCCCTGTCGGATCGCCGTCGGCGTCCAGTGCGAGCCGGTCACCCGCGCGATCGGCGGGCCGCCCTCGGCGATCGTCGACCGCGCCGCCGCGCACGTCACCTTCGAGCCGGGGATGTACGCGCAAAACGACGCCGCGATGATGGCCTACCGCGACCTGAAAGAGCGGTTCACCGACCAGTCGTTCGTGCGGAAGGTGGCGAGCGCCGACCGGCTTCAGGAGTTCCTCCCGCCGGGCGGCTCCGACATCGTGGACTGA
- a CDS encoding DUF5820 family protein — protein MTFESLPEGWRVWNEEPSGRAILVYRPDVFGTGDLPDECLPTIYLTNGSRSARPGSGQYATEEWHVVLFLEPEIEAVAETYESPEAGEAGAVDVAERFAAGDVDYRAAYQVPREEYFARLDEFVGGDAAE, from the coding sequence ATGACCTTCGAATCGCTACCCGAGGGGTGGCGGGTGTGGAACGAGGAGCCGAGCGGCCGGGCCATCCTCGTCTACCGCCCCGACGTCTTCGGGACCGGCGACCTCCCGGACGAGTGCCTCCCGACGATCTACCTGACGAACGGGTCCCGCAGCGCCCGGCCCGGGTCGGGCCAGTACGCCACCGAGGAGTGGCACGTCGTTCTCTTCTTGGAGCCGGAGATCGAGGCGGTCGCGGAGACGTACGAGAGTCCCGAGGCCGGCGAGGCCGGCGCGGTCGACGTCGCGGAGCGGTTCGCCGCCGGCGACGTGGACTACCGGGCGGCGTATCAGGTGCCCCGCGAGGAGTACTTCGCCCGCCTCGACGAGTTCGTCGGCGGCGACGCCGCCGAGTGA
- the purF gene encoding amidophosphoribosyltransferase, with protein sequence MNAGGDHGGDEPREKCGVVGVSLEDREAARPLYYALYALQHRGQESAGIVTHDGFQQHSHVQRGLVGDAFEEGDLESLSGGTGIGHVRYPTAGSLDKSCAQPFSVSFKSGSLGLSHNGNLVNADEVREELAAAGHAFTSDGDTEVIAHDLARNLLEEDLVRAVKHTMNRIHGSYSLAITHDDTVLGVRDPLGNRPLCLGKIDGGYVIASESAAIDTLDGELIRDVRPGELVVLDPDGTGYDTYQLVERDATAHCFFEHVYFARPDSVIDESLVYEVRRKLGRKLWEESGVESDVVMPVPDSGRAFASGYADAAGETTADGEPRESEDGGVEFAEGLMKNRYVGRTFIMPTQDERERAVRLKLNPIRSTVEGKSVTIIDDSIVRGTTSTQLVDLVREAGAEEVHLRIGAPPILAPCYFGIDMATRDELIAADASTEEIREQVGADSLSYLSVDAVADALGESRADLCLGCVTGEYPFDVEGEATDRDVDAPVSDPTPADD encoded by the coding sequence ATGAACGCCGGTGGGGACCACGGCGGCGACGAACCGCGAGAGAAGTGCGGGGTCGTCGGCGTCTCGCTCGAAGACCGGGAGGCCGCGCGCCCGCTGTACTACGCGCTGTACGCGCTCCAACACCGCGGGCAGGAGTCCGCGGGGATCGTCACGCACGACGGGTTCCAACAGCACAGCCACGTCCAGCGCGGCCTCGTCGGCGACGCGTTCGAGGAGGGGGACCTCGAATCGCTGTCGGGCGGCACCGGCATCGGTCACGTCCGCTACCCGACCGCCGGCAGCCTCGACAAGAGCTGCGCCCAGCCGTTCTCGGTCTCCTTCAAGTCCGGATCGCTCGGGCTCTCGCACAACGGGAACCTCGTCAACGCCGACGAGGTGCGCGAGGAGCTGGCGGCGGCCGGCCACGCGTTCACCTCCGACGGCGACACCGAGGTGATCGCCCACGACCTCGCGCGCAACCTCCTCGAAGAGGACCTCGTGCGCGCCGTCAAACACACGATGAACCGCATCCACGGCTCCTACTCGCTGGCGATCACCCACGACGACACCGTGTTGGGCGTCCGCGACCCGCTCGGCAACCGCCCGCTGTGTCTCGGCAAGATCGACGGCGGCTACGTCATCGCCAGCGAGTCCGCGGCCATCGACACGCTCGACGGCGAGCTGATCCGGGACGTGCGACCCGGCGAGCTCGTCGTCTTGGACCCCGACGGGACCGGCTACGACACGTATCAGCTGGTCGAACGCGACGCGACCGCCCACTGCTTCTTCGAACACGTCTACTTCGCCCGCCCGGACTCCGTCATCGACGAGAGCCTCGTGTACGAGGTGCGCCGCAAGCTCGGCCGGAAGCTCTGGGAGGAGTCTGGCGTCGAGTCGGACGTGGTGATGCCCGTTCCCGACTCCGGGCGCGCGTTCGCCTCCGGCTACGCCGACGCCGCGGGGGAGACCACGGCCGACGGCGAGCCGCGCGAGTCGGAGGACGGCGGCGTGGAGTTCGCGGAGGGGCTAATGAAGAACCGGTACGTGGGCCGGACGTTCATCATGCCGACCCAAGACGAGCGCGAGCGGGCGGTCCGGCTGAAGCTCAACCCGATCCGCTCGACGGTCGAGGGGAAGTCGGTCACCATCATCGACGACTCCATCGTCCGCGGGACGACCTCGACCCAGCTCGTCGACCTGGTGCGCGAGGCGGGCGCGGAGGAGGTCCACCTCCGGATCGGCGCGCCGCCGATCCTCGCCCCCTGCTACTTCGGTATCGACATGGCCACGCGCGACGAGCTGATCGCCGCCGACGCCTCGACCGAGGAGATCCGCGAGCAGGTGGGCGCGGACTCGCTGTCGTACCTCTCCGTCGACGCGGTCGCGGACGCGCTCGGCGAGAGCCGCGCGGACCTCTGTCTCGGCTGCGTCACCGGCGAGTACCCGTTCGACGTCGAGGGCGAGGCGACCGACCGCGACGTCGACGCGCCCGTTTCGGACCCGACTCCGGCGGACGACTAA
- a CDS encoding halocyanin domain-containing protein, producing the protein MKSNADATAAGDDAGSMSRRGFFRAGAAGAAVAAGVAAGSGSAAAQYDGWLEGVSNYDGTHDYTGQDEVTVQVGAGENGLRFGPAAILIDPGATVVWEWAGEGGAHNVVAADETFDSGETVAEEGTTFEYTFEDAEEGDTFNYYCTPHQGAGMKGVVAVGSVDDDLVDPQTEGDGGDGGSGGGAAGYGDWFENVGNYEGTRDLRGQSEVTVSVGAGENGLLFDPPAILVDPGTTVVWEWTGQGGAHNVVEENEVFSSGETVAEEGSTFEYTFEDAGEGDVFRYVCEPHAGAGMKGAVAVGTVDDDLLGGDGESGGDSGLSAGDIGALALGFGFAGALLVPLFYAAHQKAEKNA; encoded by the coding sequence ATGAAATCGAACGCCGACGCGACCGCCGCGGGCGACGACGCCGGGTCGATGAGCCGTCGCGGGTTCTTCCGCGCCGGGGCCGCCGGGGCGGCGGTCGCCGCCGGAGTCGCCGCCGGGAGCGGGAGCGCGGCCGCCCAGTACGACGGCTGGCTGGAGGGTGTCAGCAACTACGACGGGACGCACGATTACACCGGACAGGACGAGGTCACCGTTCAGGTCGGGGCGGGCGAGAACGGCCTCCGGTTCGGTCCCGCGGCCATCCTCATCGATCCGGGCGCGACGGTCGTCTGGGAGTGGGCCGGCGAGGGCGGCGCGCACAACGTCGTCGCCGCCGACGAGACGTTCGACAGCGGGGAAACGGTCGCCGAGGAGGGGACCACCTTCGAGTACACCTTCGAGGACGCCGAAGAGGGCGACACGTTCAACTACTACTGTACGCCCCATCAGGGGGCCGGCATGAAAGGCGTCGTCGCGGTCGGATCCGTCGACGACGACCTCGTCGACCCGCAGACGGAAGGCGACGGCGGGGACGGGGGATCCGGCGGCGGTGCGGCCGGGTACGGCGACTGGTTCGAGAACGTCGGCAACTACGAGGGGACCCGCGACCTCCGCGGACAGAGCGAGGTGACCGTCTCCGTCGGAGCGGGCGAGAACGGCCTGCTGTTCGACCCGCCGGCCATCCTTGTCGACCCGGGTACGACGGTCGTCTGGGAGTGGACCGGGCAGGGCGGCGCGCACAACGTCGTCGAGGAGAACGAGGTCTTCTCCAGCGGAGAGACGGTCGCGGAGGAGGGATCGACCTTCGAGTACACCTTCGAGGACGCGGGCGAGGGCGACGTCTTCCGGTACGTCTGCGAGCCGCACGCCGGAGCCGGAATGAAGGGGGCCGTCGCGGTCGGGACGGTCGACGACGACCTCCTCGGCGGCGACGGCGAGTCCGGCGGCGACAGCGGCCTCTCGGCGGGCGACATCGGGGCCCTTGCGCTCGGCTTCGGGTTCGCCGGCGCGCTGCTGGTTCCGCTGTTCTACGCCGCACACCAGAAGGCCGAGAAGAACGCGTAG
- a CDS encoding DUF420 domain-containing protein, producing the protein MSDWARENVSVLTAAASAVALALVFGAVGGIIPSSTLPRASDAVFAAIPHFNAAVSATAIATILLGWRAISRGNVKRHRNFMVTSFALFTAFLGAYLYRLIHVGTTEFVGPEAVYTYLYLPFLAIHILLAIVCVPFVIHALLLAATRPFEDLYHTRHSQVGFVGAVLWLISFAMGIGVYLLLYHLY; encoded by the coding sequence ATGTCCGATTGGGCCCGCGAGAACGTCTCCGTCCTGACCGCCGCCGCGTCCGCCGTCGCGCTCGCGCTCGTCTTCGGCGCGGTCGGCGGCATCATTCCGAGTTCGACGCTTCCGCGCGCGAGCGACGCCGTCTTCGCCGCGATCCCGCATTTCAACGCCGCCGTCTCCGCGACCGCCATCGCCACCATCCTGCTCGGCTGGCGGGCCATCTCGCGCGGGAACGTGAAGCGCCACCGGAACTTCATGGTGACCTCGTTCGCGCTCTTTACGGCCTTCCTCGGCGCGTACCTCTACCGGCTGATCCACGTCGGGACGACGGAGTTCGTCGGACCGGAGGCGGTGTACACGTATCTCTACCTGCCGTTCCTCGCGATCCACATCCTGCTCGCGATCGTCTGCGTCCCGTTCGTCATCCACGCGCTCCTGCTCGCCGCCACCCGGCCGTTCGAGGATCTCTACCACACGCGGCACTCGCAGGTCGGGTTCGTCGGCGCGGTCCTCTGGCTGATCTCGTTCGCGATGGGGATCGGCGTGTACCTGCTGCTGTATCACCTCTACTGA
- a CDS encoding phosphate-starvation-inducible PsiE family protein codes for MADTPAPDADDASAPDPPDSPATARTSGDRVFDATNRFIHGVEVAAAALFALLFGIGVVDLALQIAESVPTGAITDPNTVIGFIETGLLLLIIVEVYETVVAYIEQSDTRRIVRLVIYTGVIAMVRKVIIYRTTEYESPEGALFAAVSYTIIILGLVALLYVERSVGTPLSN; via the coding sequence ATGGCAGACACGCCCGCGCCCGACGCCGACGACGCGTCAGCGCCCGATCCCCCCGACAGCCCGGCCACCGCCCGAACCTCCGGCGACCGTGTCTTCGACGCCACCAACCGGTTCATTCACGGCGTCGAGGTGGCCGCGGCGGCGCTGTTCGCGCTCCTGTTCGGCATCGGGGTCGTCGACCTCGCGCTCCAGATCGCCGAGTCGGTTCCGACCGGCGCGATCACGGACCCGAACACGGTCATCGGATTCATCGAGACCGGACTGCTCCTGCTCATCATCGTCGAGGTGTACGAGACGGTCGTCGCCTACATCGAGCAGAGCGACACCCGTCGGATCGTCAGGCTGGTGATCTACACCGGCGTCATCGCGATGGTCCGGAAGGTGATCATCTACCGGACGACGGAGTACGAGTCGCCCGAGGGCGCGCTGTTCGCCGCGGTGTCGTACACGATCATCATCCTCGGACTGGTGGCGCTGCTGTACGTCGAGCGCTCGGTCGGAACCCCGCTGTCGAACTGA
- a CDS encoding Lrp/AsnC family transcriptional regulator, with the protein MDERDVRLLKAIADLGTGSPERLHEETGIPVSTIHYRLNNLREDGVIENDLYDFDHEALGLGVTVIVEVLASYEGPYEEFADELLAVEGVTEAFFTMGETDFVVLARLSSSDTVERLISDFEAIPEVERTNSTFTIATLRDESRAPATYDLDTLIEELTD; encoded by the coding sequence ATGGACGAGCGCGACGTGCGGCTGTTGAAGGCCATCGCGGATCTGGGCACCGGGAGCCCCGAGCGGCTCCACGAGGAGACCGGAATCCCGGTGTCGACGATCCACTACCGCCTGAACAACCTGCGGGAGGACGGCGTCATCGAGAACGACCTGTACGACTTCGACCACGAGGCGCTCGGCCTCGGCGTCACCGTCATCGTCGAGGTGCTCGCGAGCTACGAGGGCCCGTACGAGGAGTTCGCCGACGAACTGCTCGCGGTCGAGGGCGTCACGGAGGCGTTCTTCACGATGGGCGAGACGGACTTCGTCGTCCTCGCGCGGCTCTCCTCGTCGGACACCGTCGAGCGGCTCATCAGCGACTTCGAGGCGATCCCGGAGGTCGAGCGCACGAACTCGACGTTCACCATCGCCACGCTGCGCGACGAGTCGCGCGCGCCGGCGACGTACGACCTCGACACGCTGATCGAGGAGCTGACGGACTGA
- a CDS encoding DMT family transporter: protein MKLSKLLSTPEAIVGAFLLLATLWGTSFVAIEAGLHYFPPLLFAGVRYVVAGAVVLGYAAVAADRWVPRGRDEWLGVAVAGTFVIAAYHGFLYLGEMRVSGAVAAVVVSLAPVLTAVFAAALLPNERLGPVEIGGFALGIVGVVVIADPAASGLGSAAVAGVALAFAGAAAFSLGAVLLRPLRTDLPVAALQGWAMVIGAGQLLVAAVAIGESPAAIVWNQTSVASLAYLTLLSGVVAFLLYFALLDVVGPSQLHLVGYAEPVVAAVGSWVLLGHLVDAEALIGFVAILAGFLVLERHEIADYVGFDELSE from the coding sequence ATGAAGCTGTCAAAGCTGCTCTCTACTCCGGAAGCCATCGTCGGCGCGTTCCTCCTCCTCGCGACGCTTTGGGGCACCTCCTTCGTCGCCATCGAGGCCGGCCTCCACTACTTCCCGCCGCTGCTTTTCGCCGGCGTCAGGTACGTCGTCGCCGGCGCGGTCGTGCTGGGCTACGCCGCGGTCGCCGCGGACCGGTGGGTCCCGCGGGGCCGGGACGAGTGGCTGGGCGTCGCCGTCGCGGGCACGTTCGTGATCGCGGCGTACCACGGCTTCCTCTACCTCGGCGAGATGCGGGTCTCCGGCGCGGTCGCCGCGGTCGTCGTGAGCCTCGCGCCGGTGCTGACGGCCGTCTTCGCGGCCGCGCTCCTCCCGAACGAACGGCTCGGTCCCGTCGAGATCGGCGGGTTCGCGCTCGGGATCGTCGGCGTGGTGGTGATCGCCGACCCGGCCGCGTCCGGACTCGGCAGCGCGGCCGTCGCCGGCGTCGCGCTCGCGTTCGCGGGCGCGGCCGCCTTCTCGCTCGGAGCCGTCCTGCTCCGCCCCCTGCGAACCGATCTCCCCGTCGCCGCGCTTCAGGGGTGGGCGATGGTCATCGGGGCCGGCCAACTGCTCGTCGCCGCCGTCGCGATCGGCGAGTCCCCGGCCGCGATCGTCTGGAACCAGACGTCGGTCGCGTCGCTCGCGTACCTGACGCTATTGTCCGGCGTCGTCGCGTTCCTTCTGTACTTCGCGCTGCTCGACGTCGTCGGCCCGTCGCAGCTCCACCTCGTCGGCTACGCGGAGCCGGTCGTCGCGGCGGTCGGGAGCTGGGTCCTGCTCGGCCACCTCGTCGACGCCGAGGCGCTGATCGGCTTCGTCGCGATCCTCGCCGGCTTCCTCGTCTTGGAACGCCACGAGATCGCCGACTACGTCGGTTTCGACGAGCTGTCCGAGTGA
- a CDS encoding 2Fe-2S iron-sulfur cluster-binding protein, which produces MTEGDATGERDERGDGGTETVPLVVVDGDERTKLDVERGRNLRRTLLDAGLSPYARATRRLNCGGRGLCATCGVRVREGPPADHWHDRLADRFGYPRLSCRIAVDRPMTVALVDKRVWGGRRPDPESDGE; this is translated from the coding sequence ATGACCGAGGGCGACGCCACCGGGGAGAGGGACGAGAGGGGCGACGGCGGGACGGAGACGGTCCCGCTCGTCGTCGTCGACGGCGACGAGCGGACGAAGCTCGACGTCGAGCGGGGGCGAAACCTCCGGCGAACCCTGCTCGACGCCGGGCTGTCGCCGTACGCCCGCGCGACGCGCCGGCTCAACTGCGGCGGGCGGGGCTTGTGCGCCACGTGCGGCGTCCGCGTCCGGGAGGGGCCACCGGCCGACCACTGGCACGACCGGCTCGCCGACCGGTTCGGCTACCCGCGGCTCTCCTGTCGGATCGCGGTCGACCGCCCGATGACGGTCGCGCTCGTCGACAAGCGCGTGTGGGGCGGGCGACGGCCCGACCCGGAGTCGGACGGGGAGTGA
- a CDS encoding biotin--[acetyl-CoA-carboxylase] ligase, protein MDTRSALLDALAADDGPVSGPALAESLGVSRAAVWKAVEGLREEGFAVESTPDGYVAPDDPGYSGAGIAFGLDAPYSVEYHDRIGSTNERARELAADGATDVAVVADEQTGSRGRLDREWVAPSGGVWLSVLTRPDVPTARAPLFTLAAAVATTDAAREAGVDAAIKWPNDVLVGADGNGGAADESDPTGRGGRKLAGILTEMEGEADRVGWLVVGVGVNADIDPETLPEGATSVSAERDGPVDRRRFAATLLERYAELTASPEALDRVLPAWRERSVTLGRRVRIDTADGSVEGTAVDVAGPGALVVDTDESRQRVHAGDCEHLRDAE, encoded by the coding sequence ATGGACACGCGGAGCGCGCTGCTCGACGCCCTCGCGGCCGACGACGGTCCCGTCTCCGGGCCGGCCCTCGCCGAGTCGCTCGGCGTCTCGCGGGCGGCCGTCTGGAAGGCCGTCGAGGGGCTCCGCGAGGAGGGATTCGCGGTCGAATCGACGCCGGACGGCTACGTCGCCCCCGACGACCCGGGCTACTCCGGGGCGGGCATCGCGTTCGGCCTCGACGCGCCCTACTCGGTGGAGTATCACGACCGCATCGGGTCGACGAACGAGCGGGCGCGCGAACTGGCGGCGGACGGCGCGACCGACGTCGCCGTGGTCGCCGACGAGCAGACCGGGAGCCGGGGTCGCCTCGACCGGGAGTGGGTGGCCCCCAGCGGCGGCGTCTGGCTGTCGGTCCTGACGCGTCCCGACGTGCCGACGGCGCGCGCGCCGCTCTTCACCCTCGCGGCCGCGGTGGCGACGACCGACGCCGCTCGCGAGGCCGGCGTGGACGCCGCGATCAAGTGGCCGAACGACGTGCTCGTCGGGGCCGACGGTAACGGGGGAGCGGCCGACGAGTCGGACCCGACCGGTCGCGGCGGTCGGAAGCTCGCGGGGATCCTCACGGAGATGGAGGGCGAGGCCGACCGCGTCGGCTGGCTCGTCGTCGGCGTCGGCGTCAACGCCGACATCGACCCCGAGACGCTCCCCGAGGGCGCGACCTCCGTGTCGGCCGAGCGCGACGGGCCGGTCGACCGCCGCCGGTTCGCCGCGACGCTGCTCGAACGCTACGCGGAGCTGACGGCCTCTCCCGAGGCGCTGGACCGCGTCCTCCCGGCGTGGCGCGAGCGGTCGGTCACGCTCGGCCGGCGCGTCCGCATCGACACCGCGGACGGCTCCGTGGAGGGGACCGCGGTCGACGTCGCGGGACCGGGCGCGCTCGTGGTCGACACCGACGAGAGTCGACAGCGCGTTCACGCGGGCGACTGCGAACACCTGCGCGACGCGGAGTGA
- a CDS encoding universal stress protein, whose translation MPLYDRILVPTDGSSEGELAVCHALDLAAVHGATVRAIYVVDTARYAGMPMETTWEGVGDLLYDDGEAALGTVCDLAADRDVDVETAVVEGSPSREIITQAEETGCDLVVMGTHGRGGIDRLLLGSVAEKVVRGSSVPVLTVRIGDDDAASAAESATASEGAETETNSEVEPETGPGAETGNRSALDATETG comes from the coding sequence ATGCCCCTATACGACCGGATTCTGGTTCCGACCGACGGCTCCTCGGAGGGAGAGCTGGCGGTGTGCCACGCGCTCGACCTCGCCGCGGTCCACGGGGCGACGGTCCGGGCCATCTACGTGGTCGACACCGCGCGGTACGCCGGGATGCCGATGGAGACGACGTGGGAGGGCGTCGGCGACCTGCTGTACGACGACGGCGAGGCGGCGCTCGGAACGGTCTGTGACCTCGCCGCCGACCGCGACGTCGACGTCGAGACCGCCGTCGTCGAGGGGTCGCCGAGCCGCGAGATCATCACCCAGGCGGAGGAGACGGGCTGTGACCTCGTCGTGATGGGAACGCACGGCCGCGGCGGCATCGACCGGCTGCTCCTCGGCAGCGTCGCGGAGAAGGTCGTCCGCGGCTCGTCGGTCCCGGTGTTGACGGTCCGGATCGGGGACGACGACGCCGCGAGCGCGGCCGAGTCGGCGACGGCGTCCGAGGGAGCGGAGACGGAGACCAACTCCGAGGTGGAACCGGAGACCGGGCCCGGGGCGGAGACGGGGAACCGCTCGGCGCTCGACGCGACCGAGACGGGCTGA
- a CDS encoding DUF5789 family protein: protein MTDEIHLSRVESALEDHAYPAGREALAESFAGTTVLFADGEGDLGDLLADVDQETFESAADAVAALQNVLPIEAVGEPGQSDGDA from the coding sequence ATGACCGACGAGATCCACCTGTCCCGCGTCGAATCGGCGCTCGAAGATCACGCGTACCCCGCCGGCCGCGAGGCGCTCGCGGAGTCGTTCGCGGGCACGACGGTGCTGTTCGCCGACGGCGAGGGCGACCTGGGCGACCTGCTCGCCGACGTCGACCAGGAGACGTTCGAGAGCGCCGCCGACGCGGTCGCGGCCCTCCAGAACGTCCTCCCGATCGAGGCGGTCGGCGAGCCGGGCCAGTCCGACGGCGACGCCTGA